GGCTGATTCATTAATTTCCTCCCGAATTCTGAACTTGCTATATATTTTTCTACAACGAAGGACAAGTTCCCTTCTGCGCTTATAAAAAAATGACTGTGATGGGCAATCATTTTTATATTACTGTTTTTAAAATTTTTCTGATAGGATATGTAATGAGTAAGATTAACCAGATCATACGGGAGGATCATCCATGAGTACATATGGCATAATATGAGAACAATACTCAAGGGGAAGTAATCATGACTTTTACACCATATTGTTCAATTTTTTTAATTTGCTCCGGGGAAGCTCCGGCATCGGTGATAAATTTATTTACTTTTTCCCATTTGGCAAACGTATGGTAGAGAATATGACCAAGTTTCGCGCTGTGAGCAACAAGAATAATTTCTCTGGCCGAAGTGATCATGGCCTGTTTAACTTCGGATTCAATCATGCTTGATGTTGAAAGGCCTTTTTCCGTGCTGATGCCGGTTGCCGATAGAAAAAGTTTGTCCGCGTAGAAACCATCCAGGTTCTCCCTGGTCATCGGACCCAGCAGCGAGTAGGTCGTGCTTTGCACTTCCCCGCCTGTTAAGACGGTCGTGATATCTTCACGCATACCGAGAATTTCGGCAACGGCAAGGGAATTCGTTACAACCGTGCATTTTATATCAAGGGCAAGCGCAATCGCAAGCGTCGTTGTTCCGGAATCCAGAATCACGGATTCTCCTTCATTAATCAGATCAGCGGCTGCACGGCCAATGTTAAGCTTTTCACTTTGGGCTTCGCCGAGCCGAGTAGCAAAAACGGTATTCTTAATTTGAGGGTTTTGAGGATAAATGGCTTTGCCGTGTTCCCGCTGAATCAAGCCCATCAAAGCGAGTTGTTTAAGATCACGGCGTATGGTCATTTCGGAAACGTTAAACTCAACAGCCAGTTCCGCTACCGTTAAATGTCCGTGTTTTTGGAGCAAATATCTGATTTTTTCCTGTCTGCCTGCTGTCAACTACCCACCTCCAGCTTTACATATGGATTTTATGCTATTGCCACGTTAACGTTAATTTAAGTTTAACAGATACTAGATCTGTCAGGTCAATTCTTTTCTTTACAGTATTGCAACAGAACCCTCATAGATAACACCAGACAAGGCGTCTACTGTAATTAAAACACCTTCCTGGATCTTCTGTACAGCATCATCCGCTCCGACGATTGCCGGAATCCCATACTCCAAAGCGACGATGGCAGTATGTGAGGTCAGTCCTCCGTGTTCAACCACAAGTGCACCGGCTTTCACTATAACCGGAAGCTGCTCTACATCTGTAAAAGGTGCTATAAAAATATCTCCTTGGCTGAATTTTTCCGGATCGCTAACTTTGCTTGCTTTCCCCGAATACGCTCTTCGTCCAATCCCGGTTCCTCTTGTCAGCACATTTCCGACGACCTGGACCTTGATTAGATTGGTCGTGCCAACTTTGCCGACCGGGACACCCGCAGTCAGCACAACAACATCGCCGGTTTGAATTAATTTCTGATCCAATGATCTTGTGACGGCAACCGATAGCAGTTGATCCGTTCCTGTACTTTCCGGGACAATGATGGTATGAACACCCCAGCTGAGGGCCAAGCTTCTCGCTACTTCGGAATAAGGCGTTGTCGCGATGATCAGTGACTTGGGCCGGTAACGGGAAATCATCCTGGCTGTTTTCCCGGACTGGGTCGGGGTAATGATCGCGGCCGCATTCAGATCCGTTGCTATCGTATAGCTGGCATGACCGATCGCTTCCACAATATTGCGACCTTTTTCCAACGGGGAACTGGTCTTAAAGAATATCCCTTCGGCCTTGCGCGCTATTTTATCCATCGTCTGCACTGCTTCGACCGGAAATTCGCCGGCTGCAGTCTCACCAGAGAGCATGATCGCATCTGTACCGTCTAAAATTGCATTCGCAACATCACTTGCTTCTGCTCTGGTCGGACGCGGCTGATGCGTCATCGATTCCAGCATCTGCGTCGCTACGATGACTGTTTTGCCCAAGGCATTGCATTTGCAAATAATCTCTTTTTGATAAATTGGAACTTCTTCCACCGGGATTTCCACACCAAGGTCTCCCCGGGCTACCATAATGCCATCGGCAACTTCCAAAATACTATCGATGTTACTGATACCTTCGTGACTTTCGATCTTAGCGATAATCTTTACTGCAGCATTCGCTTCCTCGACGATTTTCCGCACTTCCAGGATATCCGAAGCCTTGCGGGCAAAGGAAGCTGCGATAAAATCAATCCCGTTACGCAAACCGAACTGAATATCGTTGATATCTTTTGACGTGAGCGCAGGCAGACAAATACTGACACCAGGAACATTGACTCCTTTTTGGGATTTCAGCAGGCCCCCGTTCCTGACGACCGTCGTGATTTGTCCATTTGCAGCTGAGGTGACTTCCAGGTCAAGCAGCCCGTCACTCAGCAGAATATGATTTCCGGGCACAACCTGGGTCCAGAGATCCGGATAGCTCACAAAGACCCTTGCTGTAGAACCAAGGCTTTCATCCTGATCAAGAATAAATACGTTCCCTTTTTCCAGCTGAATCCCCTGCTCAGAAACCAAACCCGTACGAATTTCCGGACCTTTGGTATCCAGCAAGATTCCAAGATTAACACCGGCTTGCTCTGCAGCAGCCCTGAGGTTCGCAATGGTTTTCCCATGTTCCTCATGGCTGCCGTGAGAAAAATTCAGTCTGGCAACATTCATGCCGGACTGAATCAGCTGCCTGATCTTATCCGGATGCTCACTGGCGGGACCGATCGTACAAATGATCTTGGTTCTTCGCATATTTTTGCCCTCTCTCGCTGAATTTGGCTAGCACGATGTTTCCAAACTAACTACTTGAACTCCTTTACTTAAACTTCAAAGAAAACATTCAAAAACTCCAGACTAGGTCTCCGTAATGGATGGCCGGTGCCAAGCGGAGCATGGATGCGAAGCGCGGCTATTTGTGCCATGGAAGGCACAATAGCCGAAAGCGGCTATCCATTATGGAGACTAGCTCAAGATATGGCTACTTATCTAGCGAATCAATCAAGAATATAAATATTAGAAGCCGCGAGCAGCCATCATCTTGATCACATCGATAACCCTGTTGGAATAGCCGGATTCATTGTCATACCAGGCCAGGACTTTGACCATCTTATCCCCGATAACCATTGTAGACAGTCCGTCAACAATTGAACTGGCGTTATTACCGTTATAATCGCTCGAAACAAGGGGCAATTCGTTATAGGAAAGAATTCCTTTAAGTTCACCTTCTGCAGCTTGTTTAAGTTTGGCATTAACTTCTTCCTTCGTCGTTGTTTTGCTGACATTCACAACAAAATCGACCAAAGACACATTCGGTGTCGGGACTCTTACTGCTAGACCGTTCAGCTTTCCTTTGAGTTCTGGCAAAACAAGGGCCACGGCTTTGGCCGCTCCTGTAGTTGTCGGGATCATTGACTGGAATGCAGCTCTGGCTCTGCGCCAGTCGGAATGCTCAAAGTCTAAAATTCTCTGGTCATTGGTCACGGAGTGCGTTGTTGTCATCATTCCCTGCTCGATGCCAAATTCTTTCATAATCACTTTTGCAACAGGAGCCAGACAATTGGTGGTACAGGAAGCATTGGAAATAATATGATGTTTGGCAGGATCATATTGATCATCATTGACACCCATCACAATCGTGATATCTTCATCTTTACCGGGTGCAGAAATTACAACCTTTTTAGCCCCTGCTTTCAGGTGTTT
Above is a genomic segment from Dehalobacter sp. 12DCB1 containing:
- a CDS encoding DeoR/GlpR family DNA-binding transcription regulator, giving the protein MTAGRQEKIRYLLQKHGHLTVAELAVEFNVSEMTIRRDLKQLALMGLIQREHGKAIYPQNPQIKNTVFATRLGEAQSEKLNIGRAAADLINEGESVILDSGTTTLAIALALDIKCTVVTNSLAVAEILGMREDITTVLTGGEVQSTTYSLLGPMTRENLDGFYADKLFLSATGISTEKGLSTSSMIESEVKQAMITSAREIILVAHSAKLGHILYHTFAKWEKVNKFITDAGASPEQIKKIEQYGVKVMITSP
- the pyk gene encoding pyruvate kinase, coding for MRRTKIICTIGPASEHPDKIRQLIQSGMNVARLNFSHGSHEEHGKTIANLRAAAEQAGVNLGILLDTKGPEIRTGLVSEQGIQLEKGNVFILDQDESLGSTARVFVSYPDLWTQVVPGNHILLSDGLLDLEVTSAANGQITTVVRNGGLLKSQKGVNVPGVSICLPALTSKDINDIQFGLRNGIDFIAASFARKASDILEVRKIVEEANAAVKIIAKIESHEGISNIDSILEVADGIMVARGDLGVEIPVEEVPIYQKEIICKCNALGKTVIVATQMLESMTHQPRPTRAEASDVANAILDGTDAIMLSGETAAGEFPVEAVQTMDKIARKAEGIFFKTSSPLEKGRNIVEAIGHASYTIATDLNAAAIITPTQSGKTARMISRYRPKSLIIATTPYSEVARSLALSWGVHTIIVPESTGTDQLLSVAVTRSLDQKLIQTGDVVVLTAGVPVGKVGTTNLIKVQVVGNVLTRGTGIGRRAYSGKASKVSDPEKFSQGDIFIAPFTDVEQLPVIVKAGALVVEHGGLTSHTAIVALEYGIPAIVGADDAVQKIQEGVLITVDALSGVIYEGSVAIL
- the gap gene encoding type I glyceraldehyde-3-phosphate dehydrogenase, whose translation is MAVKVAINGFGRIGRLCMRAFLESSGDLEVVAVNDLGKADMLAHLLKYDSTHGTLPYDVIVEDGVMKVKGSTIKLLAEKNPEELPWKELGVDVVIESTGRFVDREGAGKHLKAGAKKVVISAPGKDEDITIVMGVNDDQYDPAKHHIISNASCTTNCLAPVAKVIMKEFGIEQGMMTTTHSVTNDQRILDFEHSDWRRARAAFQSMIPTTTGAAKAVALVLPELKGKLNGLAVRVPTPNVSLVDFVVNVSKTTTKEEVNAKLKQAAEGELKGILSYNELPLVSSDYNGNNASSIVDGLSTMVIGDKMVKVLAWYDNESGYSNRVIDVIKMMAARGF